The sequence ctatgttataaatatttctataaattattttgattgtatttgtttatctgtattttatttagaaatgtgataactcactccttgtgtgttgtttgtgtttggattatGTCATGAtttcgaaccttgtgttcgtgggagcagatgactaggtagatgactttaaagaatctCGTATTAGAGGACGCTGGGACATAATGCTCTgctaggatgtgacattagaacatgaatttttatttcaattgcatgatgttattttactttattttatttcactgtttaacaagatttcttttgtaaactttgacaATCTTGTTCTGAGTcggatatgtttttaataagtttgatttgataatagtgaagtaaATGTGACCCTTTACCACGTGAATTTGTGTACGTGATTtcgataaaattgatttaattaaatttcatatttttatatatttttcttatttatatgtatgtcgggATAGAGAATGTCACACCCTGACCCTACCTTCCTTGTGTATGCATATCTGACTGACCGCAAAAGAATGTATTACATTAACATTTGGTATTAAGTAAGCTTCAGtttatttaatcaatttgacatatttcttttatatttagttattgagttatgataaattttcttgattgctctcattttgatatttgcatatttaattaagaaaagttGTAAAATGTAGGTTATATAACAATGCACGGATCGGTGGAGCTGCAATTAAAGACACTGTTTTTTTCCCTTCACTTGTCTTCAAGCGTGGGATGAGTATCTAGACATTCTCTGAATTCTAGTTAATATTAATAGATGTGGAAAGTTGCAAAAATGTACAAAAGGAACCTTAACTTGCTAACAAAGTGAAAACTTTTATTAATTCCGATTGGAGCTTTGGCATTTCTACAATGTTTAATATGTCAACCTAAAATATAATGCTTATCTCGTAAGTATTAAGAATCAAAATATCCTATAAACCtcagaatatatataaaagtactAATACTTTCTGTTGATTACACCTTAGATGTGAATTATAGCATTCTCCACGTCACTGTATAAACCTCAGAAACAGGAAATTCAGTCATGCATCTGATCTATTTTTAGGTCTTTCCTTAAGAAGTTGAATACAATACTAAAAATGCCACAGCTACTTGGTACATagctatattatattatattaatttcataGTCAATAAAATACTAAATGCCACAGCTAGGTAAGTCCAATCaatcttcctttttgcttcTGATCTCCTCCAAATTTCAGAGTTGTttgcttttcatttatttttctttcagctTTGCAAAAAATCCAGGTAGCACTCATACTCCAAAATCACATAAGATGATATCGTATCTGCCCCTGCAAATTAGTTAAATGACACACAAAGCAAGGAAAAAGTATATCAGATAGAATTAAACTAACTGAGAAAGAGTCTAATTTTTATCCATTTTCAATATCCTGCACTTTACCgtcaaaaaatagaaatatgcaTCAAATACCTTGTTTTCGGGAAATTGAGTAAATTAAGACATGCATTAACCTTTTGGTAAAAAGTTatctcagaaaataaaaaataaaaaaatgtttaatttcttAGCTACTAAAAGTTTGAATTATATCGTTGAAGGCATACTTGAAGAGTCCAAACAAATAcatatattagtaaaaaaacagACCGAATATGATGCATAGAATAAATTAAGACCTTTTCTTcccatattaaaatttattttcgtgtatctaaacaacaaaagaggtaataaagtatAAATATCCTGATAAAATTATCATCTAAGAACTGATATCAACTTTTACATACCTCAGAACCAACTTGATAGTGTGGCACTGAAGCTGTTGAACTTGACAGCCACAAACACATGAAGTTGATCTGCAACATAATTAAGGAACCGAATATACGCGTGCCTCCATGTCCTGTTGAGGAATAGAGAACCCAAAAGCCCCCAAAATCCCACTGCAAAGCCAACTCCCATTCCAAGGTATAGTGAATCAGTTTCAAAGGCATCATCATTGCTTCCTCCATTTTGCTTTGACACATCAACATTAACACTTTCTCCTGTGCAGTTAATTGGTAGAGGTGCTCCACAAAGCCCGGGATTCCCAGCAAAGCTAGAAGCAACGAAGCCCTGGATCTGAGTACCAATTGGGATTTGTCCCATGAAATCATTGTATGACAGATTCAAGAAGCTCAAGAAAGATAGAGAGGAAATGGAACCAGGAATTTCTCCATCAAGTTTGTTGCTGGATAGATCAAGAGACTCCAAGTTCTTCATGCTCCCAATCTCCCTTGATATCTTTCCTGTGAAATGATTTCGAGACAAGTTCAAGGACTGCAACTGAACAAGTTTGAAAACTTGTGTTGGAATTTCCCCTGAAAAGTTGTTATATGAAAGGTCAAGTGTTCTCCGCAATCCATAGTCTCTATAATTTAACTCTTGGCCTTTGGTGTACAAATTGAATTCAAATGGGTAATGACTTGTTCTTTCTGCTCCACCCAAGCTAGGAATGTCACTGATGCATTGAGGAATAGATCCTGAAAGCTTGTTGTGGAAAAGGTCCAACTGAATCAGTGAAGAGAGGTTACATAGCTGTGGTGGAATGTTGCCTTCAAATTGGTTAGATCCCAATAGCATAACTTCCATACCATGTGGCATCTTTGTTGGTACAATTCCAGAAAAATTGTTCTCTCTGATATTGATGAATTCCAAATTTGTTACGTTTGATAGGTCCAATGAAAAATTTCCAGACAAGTTGTTGTTATGCAAATCCAGTGCAATGAGATCAATGAATGAGTCCATTGATGAAGGGAGTTCACCGGTTAGCATGTTACTCTCCATGAAAAGGAAAGACAAACCTTTCCAATACTCCCAACAATCAGGAACTCCTCCGGTTAAAAGATTGAATGCTATGTCCAAATAGTCCAAATTATTTTCCATACCCAACTTGTGGCAGAAAAAAGGGGAAATGGGTCCATAGAAAGAATTGCGGGACAAGTCCAAATAGATAACATTTGCTGATATAAGGGGGAGTCCTCCTGTGAAATTATTATGGTCCATAAAAATGAGTTCAGAGTTAAGTGTGATGTTTGTCAAGTCTGCACTGATGGTGTTCTTGGATAGGTTGAGCTGTGTAATATTTGCTACAAACTTCCAAAACAAGTCACCATTTATGTATGAGATACTTGAGTTAGGCACCTCTAAATATACTAGTGACCCTTGTGAGTATAGCCATTCTGGAAATTTAGGACCTAAATTTGCATTGCTTATAGTAATGCCCGTCAACTGGAAAGGAGGAATCCAGTGAGAAGCCAAGTCAAATGCAAAAGGAGCACTCAACACCAATTCTTCTAAATTAGAGAGATTGGAAAAATGGTTTTCATAGAGAACACCTGACAAGGATTCACCACCGATGGACAAACTTTTTAAATTGAAGAGTTGTCCAAGGCTGGTTGGAAGATTACCACTCAATAAACTGGAGCTGATGCTTAATTTAACCAAGGATGAGAGATTTCCTATTGATGAAGGGATTGAACCATGAaacatgttctcagatagacCAAGATATTGCAATTGTTCGTGTTGGCCTAGCCATTCTGGGATGGATCCATTAATTTCATTGTCATTCAGCCTTAAAAATTTAAGGTTTCGAAGGCTCAACAAACTCTTTGGTATTGGTCCTTGTAGAAGATTGAAGCTAAGGTCAATATTGGAGATACTGGTGAGGTTGAAAAGCCAATAAGGCAATTCAGAGACAAAATGGTTCCCAGAGAGGTCAAGATTTAAGAGTGAAGAAAAATTGGCATACTTCATGGATGGACTGATATTTGTAAGACGACAACTTGCCAATCTTAGATCTACCAGTGATGGATGCAATTGCATGAATTGAAGCCAGTTGGTTTCATTTTGAAGATTGATTTGACTAAGGTTGAGATATTTCAAGGAAGAAAGTTGAGAAAGCCAGCGGAGATTATCCACATGAAGATCATCATTAAACGATAAGTCAAGAAACTGAACATTAGGGAAGCTAGCATGTGTATCATCAAAAGGTGCATTTAAACTTGTGAAGCCATTCAAGCTCAAGTCCAAGTAGTTCAAGAATTCAATTTGAAGTAGAGATAAGTTGATTTCACCTTCCAGGTATTGTTGCTTTAGATCAAGTTTTGTAACTCTGCCTGTGCTGTTATCACAGTAGACTCCTCTCCATGCACAGCAATCTTGTTCATTGGACCAAGATGGGAGCATTTTGGAATGGTTCACAACACCAAGTTTGAAGACTAAAAGTGCAGATTGATCCTTTTCGTTGCAAGGAAGCTGCAAACTTGTACCACACGCACCTCTATGGAACATGGTAGCCCATAGCAACAGCAAAAGAACAATTGAAATTTGTTGAAACATTGCTTGGAAAATGGAAAATGAAAACTCTATGTGAGTGGTTACTAGTGACTCTCATCACTTGATATATGTACATGTTGCCCATTTGATATAAATCGTGTACGTGGGATCAAAGTAAGTATGCTTGCATTCAGCATTAATGACAGGAACTAGGAAACATTCAACAAAGTTATGCGTTGATTCTTCTTCACAGAAGAAATCGTCCAAATGTCTTATTTACAAATCGAAGTGTATTTATTCTAgctatttagtttttattattgtcgtaatttatataatatttgttttagttcttaaaaaaaagtttaatatttattttatgcttaaacttttttatattcatgCTTCTAACTTAATCTAAATTTTGGGATCAAAGTTtagtaaacaaatttaaaaaaattacacatatttATCTCATTATACTACTTTACAATTACAATGATAAGTTATTGAATTATCAAGTGTTATTGATGTGACATCAATTAATGTTGTTATTACTCACGCaacagaaaaaaatgataagaaaaaattcaaagaCTCTTACTCATTAAAACTTAAACATGggactaaaagaagaaaaaaattaagactaaaaaaataataaatcctttttttaatatgataacaaataaaaagttcaggaattttgattcattgtattttttttgttcccctaaatttttttacaatgtaATATCTATGACATTGACATTTTTTTCCAAACGTGACAGCTGTTGCTGATTTGATGCTTGTTTACATTAACAATTGATAGCTATATcaaaattgttaataatttttaacgaCAAAGAGTAactgcaaaagaaaaataaatttcaggatgattttaaaaaaaaatacaatgagtaaaacaaaacaaaaagtaaattataaagattaaaaatgtatttaagtttaaagtaagttatatatatatatatatatatatatatatatatatataacaatcaatcttcattatgatcttatgttatattcttaaatttttaattaattaaaattaaaataaattaaaattattttttattttagaggtCAATGCAAGAAACTTATAAAGGATAGAGTTTAATGCCAGACACTTATGTCATAAagatatttcttatatttttgtgGATGAAATTATCCGAAAATGGTGTGCATCTAACCAGGTTACCCATACAACTCCAAAAGTCTTCAGCTTTTTCCACATTTAGTATCTCACACCACAAATGGTGTCATGTTCGGGTACGTTTGATGTTGCACTGTCCATTTTCACATCTGCCTTCAACTCCATTCACATGATTGTTTCAAATCAGATTATTACTTCGTTGAACTTCACATAAATActgtataattctttttttttctgttattaaatgcatactaattttttttacccgTGTGATGCAcagaataaataaaagatttgagtgtttttatttaattataaaattaaaataggtaTATACATCTATcaaagaatataataatttttacttaattttttttctaactcatgctacaattttatcttaaatacaTTTActtgtatataatataattaaaaaattgaacaatatttaataaaaaaaatatttaaaatatgtattcaCTTTGATAGGAAATGGTGATATCTTTTTaagaatgtttaaaaaaaataaaaatcaatacatTTGTAAGTGATCATATGGTTAttgtaattagaaaaaaataatacaaccatttattttcttatatataaggcTTAATATCCAAATATGATCCCTTAATTTATTAAAGCACTCAACTAGGTCCCTTAGTTTTTTAAGTATGCAATTGATtccttttgttttctaatttaCTCAGTTGAGTCTTTTTGTTAGATTTAGCTCACATCCGTTAGGTGATGGGTCTTTACGGTTAATTATCAATTATGAATAGTAACCATTTAAAATCGTTActatagtttttattattttaaaataaaataaatgtatttttttagtggAGCATGGAGACACAAATATTTTCAGGTCCTGGATCATATTGTAGATGAGCTTTATGTGGTTGTAGCTCCCAAGTTCAATAAGTTTGCTACTATTTGGATGAGCTTTTCAAAAATTACTCATACAATAAGTGCTTCTTGGAAAAGTGGTAATGTCAAAAACtacttttaaaataagtcattttgtgtttggatgtaCATTTACATGCTAAAGAGCTTATTTAAATGGCTAGGGATGTTTGTCATTTTGTTGTAATTCTATGTATAGGTGCTTTTGTCtaataaaattactaaaatgGACAAACATAAAAGGTtgcttaatttaaatattaatagaaaatactaataaatattatttgagaGTTTTGGTGCAGTGGTAATTTTGGTGCAGATTACATTATTACTGTGATGACAAAATATTAAAGGTAAAGTGATGAACAAGAAAACAGCGTCATCAAAATTTTGGAGAATGAAAGGAAGGGGACAAAATATACACTAGGAATCCATGTTTGTGAAACAAAAACACACCTAGAAATTGCTTTAGAAAACAGATTTCAATAAAGCAAAGTATTTGATCATCACAGTAACATTAGCATATAGTAGATACGACCAAATTAAGAATACAAGCACCATCTCAGAGGAAGGTTATTATTAgattttatctattttcattccataaatttttttttttcgcttGCTACCTTTAGTTCCATTAGGCATATATGAATTCCCAAGAGAACCTAATCTAAAACATACTGTCATAAGTATTTATACTTTCAATCATTGTTTTAGTTTAACCTTGACAGATTGTAAAAAGAAATGCCATTAGACAGTGATcataattagattaaaattaaagacaatgCACTTTAGTAACTAAGGATTTGTAACAACTAATCAGCGGGCACTTGAAGAGGAAAATGAAGGTTTGGTAATAAAACTCAATCTCCAAAAACTGGTAACTCCATGTAAGATCTTATAAATTACatatacgaaaaaaaaaaacagtataaTTGTCAGAATTCTAAGATAAAATGATTTGAGGAAAAATACATGTCACACCAACGTATTATGACCATCGGTGTCGGATCCAAGACTTGGAGTCCGCATatgcaaattattttataaaataataatatctattattatacatatgaaaataaattataaaataaaattaaaatataattatagtcCGAtccatctaaaaaaattaattcaattttagtatttctaaaattttgttcatttttcctCCTAATTTTGAAATGTAGTTCAAAAGTATCatctaaatgattttttatctcTCTAAACTCTAAAGTGTTATTTAGATTACACAGGCCAACAAAAGTAatacatttcaaaattagagGAATAAAAAACGGATAAAAAGTTATACAAATACTAAAATAGaactttaaaaattttataaagacaaaaaatatattgcaaCTATAAAATAGACTGAAATGTCTAAGCCATTAAATGTAAAAGTAACAAAACATAAGAAAAGTATTAATCTAAATTTTGGGATCAAAGTTTAGTAAACTTAATGTTTTGAAAAGATAATTACACATAATTATTCTATCAAACTTCTTTATAATATGACAAGTTATTAAGTTGTCCATGTTATTGATCCAACGTCAATTAATATTGCTACTTGACATAAAAAAGTGAtaatatagagagaaaaaaaactcaaggaCCGTGactcattaaaatttaaatattggactcaatggagaaaaaaaatagaactaaaaaaataagaaatccaTTTTTTAAAGgtgatatttaatataaaaaaattcaagaattttgactcattgattttttttttagttgccTAGTAAGGTAAGAAGTTTGTCAATGTAATATCTATAACATGACATTTTTTATTGATGTGACACTTTTTTAGGCTTATTAACATTAACAATTGTTAGTTACATcaacaattattaataaattttaaccacaagaaaaatgaatttcaggaaagatttaaaaaaattaaagcacctaaaacaaaaaagaaaaaataataaattaaaaagacagCTCTAAagtatattattgttttttctaacATATATCTATTGCatacaagaatatatatatatatatatatatatatatatatatatatatatatatatatatatatatatatatatatatatatcctaatATCCTATTATAAAAGGACGCCATGCACAGACACGTGTTGGCTCCTCCaatttttgctattttttattccttctcCTTTGCAAACAAAATTCTTTTGCTGAGGTTCAAACACTTCTCTGCTTTTTTCCAGGTCTCTtccttcaaaattcaaattcaaatgtcaaGTTTCACCTTTTCTCAGTTTTCTATCCCTCATTTTCATTCTCATtcatctctctccctctcttttacacttccttctccctctctcCGTCGTTCCCACTCTGCCGTTGCGCTGCCACCTCTGTGCCACCGCCACCACCGTGCCGCTGCCATGGTTGCCTTCTCCACCAAATCCTTCTCCCtctatctttc comes from Glycine soja cultivar W05 chromosome 20, ASM419377v2, whole genome shotgun sequence and encodes:
- the LOC114402405 gene encoding receptor-like protein EIX2; amino-acid sequence: MFQQISIVLLLLLWATMFHRGACGTSLQLPCNEKDQSALLVFKLGVVNHSKMLPSWSNEQDCCAWRGVYCDNSTGRVTKLDLKQQYLEGEINLSLLQIEFLNYLDLSLNGFTSLNAPFDDTHASFPNVQFLDLSFNDDLHVDNLRWLSQLSSLKYLNLSQINLQNETNWLQFMQLHPSLVDLRLASCRLTNISPSMKYANFSSLLNLDLSGNHFVSELPYWLFNLTSISNIDLSFNLLQGPIPKSLLSLRNLKFLRLNDNEINGSIPEWLGQHEQLQYLGLSENMFHGSIPSSIGNLSSLVKLSISSSLLSGNLPTSLGQLFNLKSLSIGGESLSGVLYENHFSNLSNLEELVLSAPFAFDLASHWIPPFQLTGITISNANLGPKFPEWLYSQGSLVYLEVPNSSISYINGDLFWKFVANITQLNLSKNTISADLTNITLNSELIFMDHNNFTGGLPLISANVIYLDLSRNSFYGPISPFFCHKLGMENNLDYLDIAFNLLTGGVPDCWEYWKGLSFLFMESNMLTGELPSSMDSFIDLIALDLHNNNLSGNFSLDLSNVTNLEFINIRENNFSGIVPTKMPHGMEVMLLGSNQFEGNIPPQLCNLSSLIQLDLFHNKLSGSIPQCISDIPSLGGAERTSHYPFEFNLYTKGQELNYRDYGLRRTLDLSYNNFSGEIPTQVFKLVQLQSLNLSRNHFTGKISREIGSMKNLESLDLSSNKLDGEIPGSISSLSFLSFLNLSYNDFMGQIPIGTQIQGFVASSFAGNPGLCGAPLPINCTGESVNVDVSKQNGGSNDDAFETDSLYLGMGVGFAVGFWGLLGSLFLNRTWRHAYIRFLNYVADQLHVFVAVKFNSFSATLSSWF